One window of Bacillus sp. THAF10 genomic DNA carries:
- the sigE gene encoding RNA polymerase sporulation sigma factor SigE has product MGKLKIKLTYLWYKLLMKLGLKTDEIYYIGGSEALPPPLSKEEEAHLLIKLPKGDQAARSILIERNLRLVVYIARKFENTGINIEDLISIGTIGLIKAVNTFNPEKKIKLATYASRCIENEILMYLRRNNKVRSEVSFDEPLNIDWDGNELLLSDVLGTDEDIITKDLEANVDRKLLLKALESLSDREKQIMELRFGLVGGEEKTQKDVADMLGISQSYISRLEKRIIKRLRKEFNKMV; this is encoded by the coding sequence TTGGGGAAGCTCAAGATAAAGCTAACGTATTTATGGTATAAACTATTAATGAAACTGGGATTAAAGACTGATGAGATTTATTATATTGGAGGAAGTGAAGCCCTCCCTCCACCACTCTCGAAGGAGGAAGAAGCGCACTTATTAATTAAGCTTCCTAAAGGTGATCAAGCAGCAAGATCGATTTTAATTGAAAGAAACCTTCGACTAGTCGTTTACATCGCAAGAAAATTTGAAAATACAGGCATCAATATTGAGGATTTAATTAGCATTGGAACGATTGGATTGATCAAAGCTGTAAATACCTTTAATCCTGAGAAGAAAATTAAGCTAGCCACTTATGCTTCTCGATGCATCGAAAATGAAATCCTCATGTACTTGCGAAGAAATAACAAGGTTCGTTCAGAAGTGTCATTTGATGAGCCGCTGAATATTGATTGGGACGGGAATGAATTGTTATTATCCGATGTGTTGGGAACGGATGAGGACATCATTACAAAGGATTTGGAGGCAAACGTCGATCGAAAGTTATTATTAAAAGCATTGGAATCTTTAAGTGATCGGGAAAAACAAATCATGGAGCTGCGTTTTGGCCTTGTTGGTGGAGAAGAAAAAACACAAAAAGATGTAGCAGATATGCTCGGAATATCGCAATCATATATCTCTAGATTGGAAAAAAGAATCATAAAAAGATTAAGAAAAGAATTTAATAAAATGGTGTAA
- the sigG gene encoding RNA polymerase sporulation sigma factor SigG produces the protein MTRNKVEICGVDTSKLPVLKNEEMRKLFREMQSGDLSAREKLVNGNLRLVLSVIQRFNNRGEFVDDLFQVGCIGLMKSIDNFDLGQNVKFSTYAVPMIIGEIRRYLRDNNPIRVSRSLRDIAYKALQVRERLMSETSREPTAEEISKVLEVPHEEIVFALDAIQDPVSLFEPIYNDGGDPIYVLDQISDEKNKDIQWIEEIALKEGMRRLNDREKLILRKRFFQGKTQMEVADEIGISQAQVSRLEKAAIKQMNKNIQS, from the coding sequence ATGACACGTAATAAAGTTGAAATTTGCGGTGTAGACACCTCAAAGCTTCCGGTACTAAAAAACGAAGAAATGAGAAAGTTATTTCGAGAAATGCAGAGCGGTGATTTGTCTGCGCGCGAAAAATTAGTCAATGGGAATTTGAGGCTTGTATTAAGTGTTATTCAACGGTTTAACAACCGTGGAGAATTTGTAGATGACCTGTTTCAAGTTGGCTGCATTGGATTGATGAAATCCATTGATAACTTTGATTTGGGACAAAATGTAAAATTTTCTACATATGCAGTTCCGATGATAATTGGAGAAATCAGACGTTATTTAAGAGATAATAACCCAATAAGAGTCTCTCGATCATTACGGGATATTGCCTACAAAGCGTTGCAAGTAAGAGAAAGATTGATGAGTGAAACCTCTAGAGAGCCAACAGCTGAAGAAATTTCCAAGGTATTAGAGGTACCGCATGAGGAAATTGTGTTTGCTCTTGATGCCATTCAAGACCCTGTATCCTTGTTTGAACCCATCTACAATGATGGTGGCGATCCAATTTATGTTCTCGACCAAATAAGTGATGAAAAAAATAAGGACATACAGTGGATTGAAGAAATCGCACTCAAAGAAGGAATGCGAAGACTAAATGATAGAGAGAAGCTCATTTTAAGAAAAAGATTTTTTCAAGGTAAAACACAAATGGAAGTTGCTGACGAAATTGGTATTTCACAAGCCCAGGTATCACGTCTTGAAAAAGCAGCAATAAAGCAAATGAACAAAAATATACAGAGTTAA
- a CDS encoding YlmC/YmxH family sporulation protein, whose product MVKISDFQMKDVVSVSDGKKLGNIGDIDINLTNGKIEAIIITGGGKVLGFFGKDEEVVIPWRNIVKIGADVILVRYQNKMETTYEE is encoded by the coding sequence ATGGTTAAAATTTCAGATTTTCAAATGAAGGACGTTGTTAGTGTATCTGACGGAAAAAAGTTAGGAAACATTGGAGACATCGACATTAATTTAACAAACGGGAAGATAGAAGCAATTATTATTACCGGTGGTGGCAAAGTGTTAGGCTTTTTTGGGAAGGATGAAGAAGTTGTTATTCCTTGGCGCAATATTGTTAAAATAGGTGCTGATGTTATTCTTGTTCGCTATCAAAATAAAATGGAAACAACGTACGAGGAGTGA
- the pgeF gene encoding peptidoglycan editing factor PgeF — protein sequence MSEPFVLETEQILGVPKWKSIMPNLAVGFTTKNGGVSESPFHSLNAGLHVNDAEEHVGQNKEIIAKLTNIPTKYWVGCEQTHENHIERIDHTHRGKGVYQYTNAINRTDGVYTNKKDVLLTLCFADCVPLYFISPEDQFIGLAHAGWKGTVHNIAGEMIQRWKDEGINVKDILVAIGPSISKNEYIVDNFVVDQVKKVLPKASHQKAFTEVSIGQYELDLRAVNFELLKIAGVKEENILCSKYCTSQDSTLFFSHRRDKGNTGRMMSFIGMKGANHFE from the coding sequence ATGTCAGAACCATTCGTTTTAGAAACAGAACAAATTTTGGGTGTCCCAAAATGGAAAAGTATCATGCCCAATCTTGCTGTCGGATTTACCACGAAGAATGGGGGAGTAAGTGAAAGCCCTTTTCACTCGCTCAATGCAGGATTACATGTGAATGATGCAGAGGAACATGTGGGACAAAACAAGGAAATAATTGCAAAGCTTACCAATATTCCTACAAAATATTGGGTAGGCTGTGAACAAACACATGAGAATCATATTGAGAGGATAGACCACACTCATCGAGGAAAAGGTGTCTATCAATATACAAATGCAATAAACAGAACGGATGGTGTTTACACCAATAAGAAAGATGTTTTATTAACCCTATGCTTTGCAGATTGTGTGCCGTTATATTTTATTTCTCCTGAAGATCAATTCATTGGCCTGGCCCATGCTGGCTGGAAGGGGACGGTTCATAATATTGCGGGAGAAATGATTCAAAGATGGAAGGATGAAGGGATTAACGTGAAAGATATCCTTGTTGCAATTGGTCCTTCCATCTCTAAAAATGAATATATTGTTGATAACTTCGTAGTCGATCAGGTTAAGAAGGTATTACCCAAAGCAAGTCATCAAAAAGCCTTCACAGAAGTATCCATTGGCCAATATGAATTAGACTTAAGGGCTGTTAACTTTGAGTTACTTAAAATTGCTGGAGTAAAAGAAGAAAATATCCTTTGTAGCAAGTATTGTACAAGCCAGGATTCCACTCTCTTTTTTTCACACAGACGGGATAAAGGGAATACAGGGAGAATGATGAGCTTTATTGGAATGAAAGGAGCAAATCACTTTGAGTAA
- a CDS encoding YggS family pyridoxal phosphate-dependent enzyme: MSNQPVKNNLQLIKERIQDICANLNRNPEEIKIIAVTKYVSIDRAKEALEAGIVHLGENRDEGLLEKWEEIGEDATWHFIGSLQSKKVKNVINHVGYIHSLDRISLAKELHKRTEDTIKCFVQVNASEEASKHGLAQEEVIEFIEKLKHYPKIEVVGLMTMAPHTEDESVIRGCFKQLRMLKDQIQDMNLPYAPCEELSMGMSNDYHIAIEEGATFIRIGSSLVGNEQ; the protein is encoded by the coding sequence TTGAGTAATCAACCCGTCAAAAACAATCTTCAATTAATAAAAGAAAGAATACAAGATATATGTGCAAATCTAAATCGTAATCCAGAAGAAATAAAGATTATTGCCGTTACAAAGTATGTTTCTATAGACAGAGCCAAAGAAGCATTAGAGGCAGGGATTGTCCATCTTGGTGAAAACCGTGATGAGGGTCTTCTTGAAAAATGGGAAGAAATTGGGGAAGATGCGACATGGCATTTTATCGGCTCCCTGCAATCAAAAAAAGTGAAAAATGTCATTAATCATGTAGGGTACATCCACTCTTTAGATCGGATATCACTTGCAAAAGAGTTACATAAACGCACAGAAGACACCATCAAATGCTTTGTGCAGGTCAATGCTTCAGAAGAAGCATCTAAGCATGGACTTGCCCAGGAAGAAGTTATAGAATTTATCGAAAAATTAAAGCATTATCCAAAAATTGAAGTAGTTGGCTTAATGACCATGGCCCCCCACACAGAGGATGAGAGCGTTATCCGCGGATGCTTCAAACAGCTTAGAATGTTAAAGGATCAAATTCAGGATATGAATCTTCCCTATGCCCCTTGTGAGGAATTATCAATGGGAATGTCTAATGACTACCATATTGCGATTGAAGAAGGTGCAACTTTTATTCGAATCGGCAGCTCTCTTGTAGGAAATGAACAATAA
- a CDS encoding cell division protein SepF translates to MTIKSKFKSFFALDDEEYEYNETEEYEGETQVDEPRRTRSGTTQPSSSKQNVVSLQSVQKTSKVVLYEPRSYSEAQDVADHLKNRRAIIVNLQRIDIDQAKRIVDFLSGTVYAIGGDIQRIGQNIFLCTPDNVDVSGSISEMIQQEQEDFANKRW, encoded by the coding sequence ATGACGATTAAATCCAAATTTAAAAGTTTCTTTGCATTAGATGATGAAGAATATGAGTATAATGAAACAGAGGAATATGAGGGGGAAACACAAGTGGATGAGCCAAGGAGAACCCGCTCAGGCACAACACAGCCTTCATCCTCGAAACAAAATGTCGTGAGCTTACAAAGCGTTCAAAAAACATCAAAAGTGGTGCTTTATGAACCAAGGTCGTATTCAGAAGCGCAGGATGTCGCAGATCATTTAAAAAATAGAAGAGCAATCATTGTGAACCTGCAAAGAATTGATATCGACCAAGCGAAGCGTATTGTCGACTTTTTAAGTGGCACGGTTTACGCTATTGGTGGCGACATCCAACGGATTGGTCAAAACATATTCTTATGTACTCCTGATAATGTGGATGTATCTGGATCCATTTCAGAAATGATTCAGCAGGAACAAGAAGATTTTGCAAATAAGAGGTGGTAG
- a CDS encoding YggT family protein: protein MDLLFYLLDRLVFFYTILLIIYIFMSWFPGARESQFGAILGKICEPYLDMFRRIIPPLGMIDISPIVAIFVLRYAVVGLHELFRLLGLL, encoded by the coding sequence ATGGATTTGTTGTTTTATTTACTTGATAGATTAGTGTTTTTCTACACGATTTTATTAATCATCTATATCTTTATGTCTTGGTTTCCTGGGGCGAGAGAATCGCAATTTGGAGCGATTTTAGGGAAGATTTGTGAGCCATACCTGGATATGTTCCGCAGAATCATTCCTCCACTTGGAATGATTGATATTTCCCCGATTGTGGCAATTTTTGTACTCCGTTATGCAGTAGTCGGCTTACACGAATTGTTTAGACTTTTAGGTTTATTATAA
- a CDS encoding RNA-binding protein produces the protein MSIYQHYRPEEHDFIDQVLEWKEVVITQYAPKLTDFLDPREQEIVRKVIGKNEDVLLAFHGGAKNAERQRALLYPSYFVPSEEDFQLKGYTLSYPDKFVQIEHRQVLGSLMGVGLKRSKFGDILFQDKHVQLVLSAEVSSYVELQLQEVGKVKVALKEIPLTYLNAIEESWEEHSTTAASLRLDVILASLYNLSRQKTQLLIGAKKVKVNWKTVEETAFECREGDILSLRGFGRSKLIAIDGKTKKDKWKIIAGKQK, from the coding sequence ATGAGTATTTATCAGCATTATCGACCAGAAGAACATGACTTTATTGACCAAGTATTAGAATGGAAAGAAGTAGTCATAACACAATATGCACCAAAACTTACAGACTTTCTTGACCCAAGAGAGCAAGAAATAGTGAGAAAAGTCATTGGAAAGAACGAGGATGTTTTACTCGCTTTTCATGGCGGGGCAAAAAATGCGGAAAGACAAAGAGCGCTCCTTTATCCTTCATATTTTGTGCCGTCTGAAGAGGACTTTCAGTTAAAAGGGTATACTCTTTCGTATCCTGATAAATTTGTCCAGATTGAACACAGACAAGTACTGGGCTCTTTAATGGGCGTTGGCTTAAAACGGAGTAAATTTGGCGATATCCTATTTCAAGACAAACATGTACAACTTGTCCTAAGTGCAGAGGTTAGCTCCTATGTGGAACTTCAATTGCAAGAGGTAGGCAAAGTTAAAGTTGCTTTAAAAGAAATTCCATTAACCTATCTAAACGCCATCGAAGAAAGCTGGGAGGAGCACTCCACTACCGCTGCCTCTTTAAGGCTTGATGTCATTTTAGCTTCCCTTTACAATCTATCAAGGCAAAAAACTCAGCTATTAATAGGGGCGAAAAAAGTAAAAGTGAATTGGAAGACTGTAGAGGAAACTGCCTTTGAATGTAGAGAGGGAGATATCTTATCCTTAAGAGGATTTGGCAGAAGTAAACTCATTGCCATTGATGGAAAAACAAAAAAGGATAAATGGAAAATCATCGCTGGAAAACAAAAATAA
- a CDS encoding DivIVA domain-containing protein: MPLTPLDIHNKEFNKAFRGYDEDEVNEFLDQVIKDYEMVLREKKEHEEKAKELKERLSHFTTIEETLNKSILVAQESAEDVRRNAQKEAKLIIKEAEKNADRIINESLLKSRKLQVEIDELKKQSKIFRNRFKMLVEAQLELIDNDDWEHLMEYEEKDKELEESGV, encoded by the coding sequence ATGCCTTTAACACCACTGGATATTCATAATAAAGAATTTAATAAAGCTTTCAGAGGCTATGATGAAGATGAGGTAAATGAGTTTTTAGATCAAGTCATCAAAGACTATGAAATGGTTTTACGTGAAAAGAAAGAGCATGAAGAAAAGGCGAAAGAATTAAAGGAACGTCTCTCCCATTTTACGACAATCGAAGAAACATTAAATAAATCGATTTTAGTTGCTCAAGAATCGGCAGAGGATGTTAGAAGAAATGCGCAAAAGGAAGCAAAGCTGATCATCAAAGAGGCAGAAAAAAATGCTGATCGAATCATCAATGAATCCTTATTAAAATCAAGAAAGCTTCAAGTGGAAATCGATGAATTGAAAAAACAATCCAAAATCTTCCGTAATCGCTTTAAAATGCTCGTAGAAGCTCAATTAGAGCTGATTGATAATGACGATTGGGAGCATTTAATGGAATACGAAGAAAAGGATAAAGAATTAGAAGAAAGCGGAGTATAA